In one window of Zingiber officinale cultivar Zhangliang chromosome 11A, Zo_v1.1, whole genome shotgun sequence DNA:
- the LOC122032376 gene encoding nitrogen regulatory protein NUT1-like: protein MCNSMRALGSFPDSEEMEDGVGDLFDRIEDLLDFPGDEDVLGMVEPRGDHSGWHSNSSPGSFADQLLGRSDDGKDSLEGVAGENKKSVDEKFSTEEEKQSPYDELDIVQLEWMSEFLEDSDSFSLAVPCSGGAVNKSTNSGDGHGQAKVNELCSFFTSSPVLQANTNAGGSGGGSYSSSSFSFSSSSSTSGSYFTSSNKDTRSSSLPLSPTEPLATLVVPGRARSKRTRRAAFSPRGHVVVPYYSPSPFAVAVPDPVSTSGATSDPESFGESFSASPPLRKKQNKKSTVPVGDETDSPQPVRKCTHCEIQKTPQWRAGPLGPKTLCNACGVRYKSGRLFPEYRPAASPTFVPSIHSNSHKKVVEMRIEATQRAASDGCDLLTCIRRRE, encoded by the exons ATGTGCAATTCCATGCGTGCGTTGGGTTCGTTCCCAG ATAGCGAGGAGATGGAAGATGGCGTGGGCGATCTGTTTGACCGCATCGAGGACTTGCTCGACTTCCCCGGCGACGAAGACGTGCTCGGGATGGTGGAGCCTCGTGGCGACCATAGCGGCTGGCATTCGAATTCTTCTCCGGGGTCCTTCGCCGACCAGCTTTTAGGCAGAAGCGACGACGGTAAGGACTCGCTCGAAGGCGTCGCTGGCGAAAACAAGAAATCTGTGGACGAAAAATTTAGCACGGAGGAAGAGAAGCAGAGCCCT TACGATGAGCTTGACATAGTGCAACTGGAATGGATGTCCGAATTCCTCGAAGACTCTGACTCCTTCTCACTCGCCGTCCCGTGCAGCGGCGGCGCTGTCAACAAAAGTACCAACAGCGGCGATGGCCATGGCCAAGCCAAAGTCAATGAGCTGTGTTCCTTTTTCACCTCCAGTCCTGTGCTCCAGGCGAACACTAACGCCGGCGGCAGCGGGGGTGGAAGTTActcctcctcctctttctctttctcttcctcttcctcgaccTCGGGTTCCTACTTTACCAGCAGCAATAAGGACACAAGGTCATCATCTCTTCCTCTGAGCCCAACGGAGCCGCTCGCCACTCTCGTCGTCCCTGGCCGCGCGCGCAGCAAGCGGACGCGCCGTGCTGCATTCTCGCCCCGCGGCCACGTCGTCGTCCCTTACTATTCACCGTCCCCATTTGCGGTCGCCGTCCCTGATCCGGTTTCTACATCCGGCGCGACTTCAGACCCGGAGAGCTTCGGCGAGTCGTTCTCCGCTTCGCCTCCCCTGAGGAAAAAGCAAAACAAGAAGAGCACGGTCCCCGTAGGGGACGAGACGGACTCCCCGCAGCCGGTGCGGAAGTGCACGCACTGCGAAATCCAGAAGACGCCTCAGTGGAGAGCCGGGCCGTTGGGGCCCAAGACGCTCTGCAACGCCTGCGGCGTCCGGTACAAGTCCGGGCGTCTCTTTCCGGAGTACCGCCCCGCTGCCAGCCCCACCTTCGTCCCCTCCATCCACTCCAACTCGCACAAGAAGGTGGTCGAGATGCGCATTGAGGCCACGCAGAGGGCTGCCTCCGATGGCTGTGACCTCCTCACATGCATTCGCCGGAGGGAGTGA